From the Salvia splendens isolate huo1 unplaced genomic scaffold, SspV2 ctg917, whole genome shotgun sequence genome, the window tcggattccttctgccgacacgatgtgaccaagAAAGTGACTTCTttcagccaaaactcacacttgctgaatttggcgtatagcttctcggtctcaacgtctccaaggtgattcgcagatgctcctcgtgctctttctcgttcttcgagtagacaagtacgtcatctatgaagaccaagacgaatttatccaagtatgggtggaatactcggttcatcaatCCATGAATACCTGCGGGTGCATTTGTCAATCCGAACGGCATTACAAcaagtgaccatatcttgtgcgaAAAGCGGTCTTtggtatgtcctcccttcggACCCTCAATTGGTGGTATccggacctcaagtccattttgagaacacaccggctcctcggagttgatcgaataggtcgtctattctcggcagtgggtacttgtttttgagggtcattttgttcaactctctatagtcgatacacatcctcatcgacccatccttcttcttgacaAAAAGCACCGGAGCGCCCACGGTGagacactgggtctaatgaaacccaggtccataagctcttgaagttgtatcttgagttcctctaactccttaggcgccattcggtatggtgccttggacacgggtgccgaccctggctctaggtcgattgtgaactccaattgtcgatctggcggtggtccaggcaaagcttcggggaaaatgtctggaaattctcgtacaacggcaacatcttccactttcctttctcctttctcctctccttgtagatagacaagataagcaggacgcccttttctcaccatcgtactagcttgaagagcggagatgatagacgttcgccggttcatcgagattccatagtATATGGTGGGTTCCTCCCCCGGGGCTTGCagagatatttgtctctccttgcaacgaatagtagcaaaattcgcagctaaccaatccattcccaaaattatgtcaatatCCCCCATTGCCATGACTTGTAGGTTGTGAGCGATTaacttaagttctcccataacaatttctacgttcgagcatgttcgagaaacctctattacccctcccactggtgaggacaccatcatcttatgttcagatttgtaaGCAGGTAAATTTAAGGTGTCCACACATAATtcagatatgaatgaatgcgatgcgcccgtatcaaacaacacaacgatAGGAGTGCCAAGGattttgcccatacctgccaggtttccCTTCTCGTGACTCCCATGTTCAGTCTTGGGTTGTTTCTgactcaaggcatatgctctagcctgggaAGGGAGTCTTGGGCGGTAAGGTTGCtgttgtcgcggaggttgatcgCGATTTCCCCTTGATTCAATTTGCAGTGCCCTTGGCTGCTGGCGGGATCCTTGAGTGTTCTGTCTCGACCCCATTCCCAcattcttgctcggacactctctagagaagtggccgTTTCCCCCACAATTAAAGCACTTGGTGGTGTTCTGAATTCTACACTCTCCGaaatggtacttggagcacacattgcattggggtggcttggGTCGGAAGTCCCCTCTCTGGTTGGATAAGTTTTGCCCTCCACTATACTGTGGTCGGTTCTGGGTGGGCtggtacctcttgttgtcatacGGGGTCCCATTcccctcccacttcctcttctctcgagagtggtgtggtggaggtagtgccaaagtagtgttttccttcatcctctccttgggcatagctgcctcaatatcTAGCGCAAGGGCTAACGCTTCCGCGTAGGGGAGTCTTccacgactagccaacgacATCCTTATCTCATGCCTTAGTCCCTCACGGAACTTTTCAGCCAGCTTCTCGTCAGTATCGACTTGGTCAGGTGCGTACCGGGTCATGTTGTTGAGCGCACGGTCATATTCGGTCACAGTCATGCGCCCTTGGGTCAAATTGTAGAATTCAGATGCCTTTGCCTTCCGGTAGCTCTTGGGCACGTACTTATTATATATTTCTGTCTTGAAGCCTTCCCAAGTCATCCCCGCTGCTTGatctcggggcattgtcttcatcctggtatcccaccagaagtcagcagactcggttagttggtaggtcacacaactcaACCGTTCCCTATCATTGCACCCTAGGATTGCAAAAATGCGCTCCAATGCGCGTATCCATGATTCAGCCTGGGCCggttctcccattccatcaaagacgggGGTTTTTGCTCTAGAAAAAGCTTCACAGTTTCACGGTCAAccggaggtggaggaggtggtggcggAGGGATGGGTTGAGTCACACTCTCTTCCATCGTCTGAGGGGTAGGTTCACGGTTGTTACGTCTTATGttgcgtcttggcggcattctgattcattaTCACACGAGTTATTAtcgcatttattcaaaatccaAGAATAGTCATGTGGCATAGTTGAAAAGTGGGGATCAAGGGACAATTGCATCATAAAGAGCTTTTGCAAAGGTATCAAATACAATTGCACAGAATGATAACAAGAGAGCAATTGCAAAATAGCATAGCAGAAGGTGATTGTAGCAAAAGGCGATTGCTCAACAGGGTATTAAAAGGTAATTGTTTAATAGTGTAACAAAAGACAATTGTACAATGGAATAGCAAAACATGAGAGCACAAATGGGATAGAAAAAGGCAGTTGCACAACAGAATAATACAATTGCATAATAAGACGGCAAAAGGCAATTGTACAATGGAGTAGTCAAAAGATAATTGCACAATAAGGTAGTAAAGGATATTTGCACAATAGTATAACAAAATACAATTGCATAATGGAATAGCAAGGATAATTTCAAATTATGGCAAAAAGCAATTGTACAATCGAGTAGCAAAAGATAGTTGCGCAATAGTACATCAAAGGtaattgtgcaatatgatagaAAATGACAATTATAATATAGTATAGCAAGACATCATTGCGTCATAGGCTAGCAAAAGATAATCGcacaaaaagataataaaggATGGTACCAAATCATTACACAATAGGATAGCAAAAGACAAGAATCTCCCATAGAAATATCAAAATGTTGCCTCGAAGAGGTCTTAGTTCCATCATAACGAAAACAGAAGGTAAAACAACGGGAAAGAGAAATGTCAAGGCCAAGCAAAACAATAGAGTATCAAAACATGGGAAAAGTGTAACAAGACATCATTTCTAATTATCCCCATCCTCATCCCCCTCCTcctcggtctctccaacactctcTTCATTTGGATCCTCCCCCTCCTCGAGTGGTTCCTCATCCTCGTCTTCTCCTTCGACGTTTAAGAGTGGAGGGGTCATCTCGAGCATCCTATCTACCTCTCTGTCGATTCTTGGAGGAGGCGAGACACGCATTCCAAGTCTCCTTCTCTTAGGAGCACGTGAAACATGTGGCTCCTCGTCGTAGCGATACTTCCGCATGCGGGCTTGACCCGGcggatagatatgtggaggtggATTACGTGGCGGTCCGTCGAACGCAGCTGTCATGGCCGGAAGTAGCACCTTTATAAGGCCAACCAAATCCCCCCGCGCGGTGTAATCGGGCGGGCTATACCATATGAAAAACCGAGATGCCTGAGCGGTCCACTCATCCCAAGGAGACGGTAaagtgtggatgagcttttggaTCCCCTCGTGATGGGTAGCTCCCCCATATGCATAGGCATTCATCCATTTACTATAAAACTCGGTGACGTAGGACATGAGGAAGAGCTTCCCGTCCCACTCGTAATCTCGGTAGCGCTCAACCGGGTGGTCCCTTTCGCTGGAGTAGCGATTACGCATCGGAGCATAATACCGTTGGGCcatctaaaaaaaagaaaaactcaGCATCAGCACAAGGATCGAAAGAAATAACAGTGTATGGGGTTTCGAATGATGCTGAGAATATGATGGGTGCGTATATATAAATCTCCAACGATGGAGGTGTGATGGTAGCATCATAATAAGAATGAATGGAATTTAATTTCCGAGGCAAAAAGGTTCATTCGTTTTCGCGTTTCGTTAAATCACGATATGTTCCCACACGTCGCTTGCCTTGCGTTAGGCGTTTCGCACCTCCACATTCGACATcatctcaaaattttcattcaTATATGATTTACAATTATGTATAGTAGCATGCTCAAGTTCTTTCACATAGATATTGTCTCATAAGCAATTGAATAATCACCATCGTAAAATACAAGTTCATATCAAGCCAAGATTCCAAAATGTCATATTAACTTCGATTCCCATATAAATACCTTCATTTTCACaagagtaatattcccatcgAAATTTACAACATCTGTAATTCAATTCAAAAACTCACAAAAATGTTTTTACCTCTTTCTTCATGGTTGGGCggggacgagttgtggtgttgagccttcgatgtTTATCATTTAGCCAACTTACACATGAATAGAGtttgactcaaacaagactcttgggtccagagtggaaagaactgaggctctgataccaaactgtcacgaccgcccttctagggtataataaatgcggcgatcgcgacaAAACTGACTTAAAtacaattaaagaaaaaaagaactagggttttataaaaggGGTTTGACCAAGGTATTTAACGACAAATAATCAAAAGCAAAGGGCAGAGCGACGCCTTGACAGATAGACTAAATAGAGGAAACAATTATCATCATTTATTTCGAAATAACGAGGGTTCAACGTATTCCAAAACATATCATGTTTTTAGATTCTAAACGAAATCAAAATAGTTTAGAGAATTCAACAATAAGTAAAACGGttttcagcggaagcatccaagagaaaagtgacgtcatgtatgaagacacaacgacactcgtagtcaaaaatatatatataaatgtttaattcttcatttaatttgctcaacaccgccaaccgctcgtcgccgctcaacctgcacataaggaaaacacatgcagggctgagtactaaaaataatactcaatgggctcatgccgaaatcattttcaataaagagttttatttatcatgccatacgagAGTAACCATCGGGTTTTAGCTTTTAGAAAGGCCgaggcactaaaatcatttctcattgtaaaagtcgactgcagtcattttcccatagacgttagccatatctgccaatacatgacaaggaatgcggccgcaaaccaggtcactagaccggccagcccgtacgctagcacacgatctaccataggtgtacactaatccaagtagggtttgcggccctacgaggacccgaattcgatttaaataataatggcttcaagccatatcagataggcacgttaaaaatcaaacaaggcatgataaacacgatttcattttcaatgataaaaaaacatttaggacatcgtccttatttaaaagaaagcccacctcaaagcGCTTAAGTCTCAACTATATCCTTTCCCTTGGAATCAAGTTTCGCACGCAAGATATCACCTTTAAATATTGGAAATAGCACATATATCAACATGAGAGGTCAAGCAAAAGctaagatgcatgcatcctaaagcTTCAATTATTCTAccgatatgattatgaatttttCCCAATTAAATCTTGATCTTTTCAATTAATTTCGCCCGCTCACGTCCCAacaagtttttatttatttattaacacTACCCAACGATTAAACACCATGTAGTCTAATAAAAGAGTCAGTATATATCAAGCCCAAGAGATTTAAAAGGAGCCAGACCACTGCCTTAAAAGAATCGGCCCAAACTAATTAAGCACACTCATTCAACAAACGAAAGAAAGATAGTTTAATTtacacaaatgaaaaaaaatactcccgtCCCAGACTACACGTACAGTCTtccttccattttcttttgttCAACACAGATGGccccccttttttttttaaaactatcattcacaaatgaaataaaataattgaaacttATCCCCTTTTACTAACTATTATGCCTACACGTACCTACCACCTGTTCCATTAAAAAAAGGCATGCTTTAGATTAAAAATAATGTTAAAAGGAGAGTACGTATTTTTTCTTAAGAAAGAAACAAGAGAAGAGAGCACAAATCTCCTTCCAAAACTCGTCGCCTCTCTCTTCCGCAAGTTCTCAACCAAGAACATcccagattttatttttttttttttaatttgcaaCACTGGATCTGAAGATTACAGAAGCACCCACCAATTAACTCTCTATCTCTCCCTCGACTTCTCTTACAAGGAGACAAAACAAGATCCCCAAATTTGTCAAGCAGGATCGCGTCGTGGTTCGCCCGCTTCGTCACCGCTCAGGTGTGGTCCATATCGAGCAGTTGTTGGTCGGTTCCAATTCGCCACTCCGCGTACACCACCGTCGTCGCTCGGCGTCACTGTTCCGGCAGCCCCGATTCCTCCCGATTAGCCCCGTAAGATAAGttctcaaattttaattaagttgaTTGTTTTAATTCGGTTCTCGAGTTTCGATTGACGCAATAAGCGATATGCTCGATGTTTGGAGAATTAATAGAGAGGGTGAGGTTTATACCTTCGCTGAACAAATCGGCTTTGGCAGGAGATCGAAGCTTCAGGTTTCCCCCTTTCCGGATTTGGTTCCAAATTTCTGTCAAGAAAAGGTTCTGGTGTGAAATCACCCTACGAAGAAAACAAGGGGAGACCGTGAAAAGAAGGACTACCGTGTTGAAATTAGGATTTGGTTGGGAAAGGATGAGCTCCTTCTTCCTACTGCTACCTCTGCTGCCTGAGGAAATCTTGAGGTGCAAAGTGAGAATGAGTGACTGCGAATTTGTGTGAGGAAAAGGGTTTAGGGTATGGGTATTAATATACCGTGTATCGAGAATCATTTCTGGTGATTGATTTCACTTTGATTGTGGTCACAAATTAGGAAAGATTTTGCAGAGGGGAAGCGATTATGGAGCGTGGGAGGGGAACGTAGAATAGGTAATTGATTCTCAAAATAAAAGCAATTAAAGGTGATTGGGGTTTATTTTTGGTGCGGATTGAGGATTGGTAAAAACGCAAATGTGCTGAAGGTATATTTGCCTTTCATTGTGTGTATTTGATTGCTCAATCAATTTGGGATTAATTGCTTTGACTGAATTTTACAATTTGAAAGGATGTTTCCTTGCAGAAAGGAGGATTCAACGTGAAGGGGGAGGAGAAGGGTTCTGATGTCGGATCGAA encodes:
- the LOC121791802 gene encoding uncharacterized protein LOC121791802; the encoded protein is MAQRYYAPMRNRYSSERDHPVERYRDYEWDGKLFLMSYVTEFYSKWMNAYAYGGATHHEGIQKLIHTLPSPWDEWTAQASRFFIWYSPPDYTARGDLVGLIKVLLPAMTAAFDGPPRNPPPHIYPPGQARMRKYRYDEEPHVSRAPKRRRLGMRVSPPPRIDREVDRMLEMTPPLLNVEGEDEDEEPLEEGEDPNEESVGETEEEGDEDGDN